AGCTGGCCGGCAGCGAAGGCCCGATCGTCGCCGCGACCGACTACATCCGCATGTTCCCCGAGCAGATCCGCGCATTCGTCAAGCGCACCTACGTCACGCTGGGCACCGACGGCTTCGGCCGCTCGGACACGCGCGAGCAGTTGCGCCACTTCTTCGAGGTCGACCGCCACTGGGTGGCGCTGGCCGCGCTGAAGGCGCTGGCCGATGACGGCGTGATCGGCCGCGACAAGGTCGCCGCCGCGCTGGTCAAGTACAACCTCGATCCGAACAAGCCGAACCCGATGTCGGTTTGAGCGCGCAAGGAGACAACAACATGAGCCAACTCATCGAAGTGAAGGTTCCGGACATCGGCGATTTCTCCGACGTGCCGGTCATCGAGCTGTTCGTGAAGGTCGGCGACACCGTCGCCGTCGATGATGCGATCGCCACGCTCGAGTCCGACAAGGCCACCATGGACGTGCCCTCGTCGCACGCCGGCGTGGTGAAGGAAATCCTGGTCAAGGTCGGCGACAAGGTGTCGGAAGGCAGCGTGCTGATCAAGGTCGAGGCGGCGGGAGCCGCAGTCGCGGCCCCGGCGCCCGCGGCCACCGCGCCGGCGCCTGCCCCGGCGCCCGCTCCCGCCCCTGCGGCCGCACCGGCCGCCAGCGCGGCCCCGGCAGCGGCCGGCGGCGTGGTCGAGGTCGTGGTGCCGGACATCGGCGACTTCTCCGACGTGCCGGTCATCGAACTGTTCGTGAAGGCCGGCGACACCATCAAGGTCGACGACGCGATCGCCACGCTGGAATCCGACAAGGCGACGATGGACGTGCCCTCCTCCTCCGCCGGCGTCGTCAAGGAAGTGCTGGTCAAGGTCGGCGACAAGGTCGGCCAGGGCAGCGTGCTGCTGAAGGTGGAAACCTCGGGCGGTACCGTTGCCGCCGTGCCGGTCGCACCGGCCGTCGCGGCGCCTGCACCGGCTTCCGCACCCTCTCCCGCACCGCTGGCCGACGGCAGCCCCGCCGCCAGCGCACCGGCCGCGATGCCCGCCGCGTCGCCGGTCGCTCCGTCCGCGGTCACGCTGGGCGGCAAGGTGCACGCCAGCCCCTCGGTGCGGGCCTTCGCGCGCGAACTGGGCGTCGATCTCGCCCAGGTCAAGGCCACCGGCCCGAAGAACCGCATCCTGAAAGAAGATGTCGCCGCCTTCATCAAGGGCGCGATGACCACCGGCATCGTTCCCGGCAGGACTCCGGCCGCGGCGGCTGCCGCCTCGCTCGGCGGCGGCCTGGACCTGCTGCCGTGGCCGAAGGTCGACTTCTCGAAGTTCGGCGAGATCGAGGTCAAGCCGCTGTCGCGCATCAAGAAGATCTCCGGCCAGAACCTCGCCCGCAACTGGGTGATGATCCCGGCGGTGACCTTCCACGAAGACGCCGACATCACCGATCTCGAAGCCTTCCGCGTCCAGGTCAACAAGGAAAACGAGAAGTCGGGCAAGAAGCTCACCATGCTGGCCTTCATCATCAAGGCATCAGTGCGTGCGCTGCAGCAGTTCCCCGAGTTCAACACCAGCCTCGACGGCGACAGCCTGGTCTACAAGAAGTACTTCAACATCGGCTTCGCCGCCGACACTCCGAACGGCCTCGTCGTGCCGGTGGTGAAGAACGCCGACAAGAAGAGCGTGTTCGAGATCGCCGCCGAAACCGGCGAGTTGGCCAAGAAGGCGCGCGACGGCAAGCTCGGCCCGGCCGACATGTCCGGCGCCTGCTTCACGATCAGCTCGCTCGGCGGCATCGGCGGCACCTACTTCGCGCCGATCATCAACGCGCCGGAAGTCGCCATCCTCGGCGTCAACAAGTCGGCCATGAAGCCGGTGTGGGACGGCAAGCAGTTCGTGCCGCGCCTGATCCTGCCGATGTCGCTGACCGCGGACCACCGCGTCATCGACGGCGCGCTCGCCACCCGCTTCAACGTGTACCTCGCGCAACTGCTGGCGGACTTCCGCCGCGTGATGCTGTAAGGAGATCGCCATGAGTCTCGTGGAAGTCAAGGTCCCTGACATCGGCGATTTCGACGCGGTGCCGATCATCGAGCTGTTCGTGAAGGCCGGCGACAGCATCAACGTGGACGACGCCATCTGCACGCTGGAGTCCGACAAGGCGACGATGGACGTGCCATCTTCCGCCGCCGGCGTGGTGAAGGAAGTGCTGGTCGCCGTCGGCGACAAGGTCGGCGAAGGCGCAGTGCTGTTAAGGGTCGAGGCGGCCGCCTCGGCCGGCGCCGGTACTGCGCCAGCAGCCCCCGCCGCCACGGCTCCCGCGGCGGCGGCACCCGCTGCCGCCCCGGTCGCCGCCGCACACGGCGGCGGAGCCGATGCCGAATACGACATGGTCGTGCTCGGCGCCGGCCCCGGCGGCTACTCCGCTGCCTTCCGTGCCGCCGACCTCGGCCTCAAGACCGCGATCGTCGAACGCTATGCCACCCTCGGCGGCGTATGCCTGAACGTCGGCTGCATCCCGTCCAAGGCGCTGCTGCACGTCGCCGCGGTGATCGAGGAAGCCGAGCACGTCGGCACAGCCGGCATCGGCTTCGCCAAGCCTTCGGTCGACATCGATGCGCTGCGCAAGCACAAGGACGGCGTGATCGGCAAGCTCACCGGCGGCCTCGCCGGCATGGCCAAGGCGCGCAAGGTCGACATCATCCGCGGCTACGGCAGCTTCCTCGACCCGCATCACATCGAGGTCGAGGAAACCTCCGGCAGCGGTCAGGACAAGACCGGCGCCAAGAAGGTGGTGAAGTTCAAGCAGTGCATCATCGCCGCCGGCTCGGCCGCGGTGCACCTGCCCTTCATCCCGCGCGACCCGCGCATCGTCGACTCGACGGGTGCGCTCGAACTGCGCCAGGTGCCGGGCAAGATGCTGGTGATCGGTGGCGGCATCATCGGCCTGGAAATGGCGACGGTGTATTCGACGCTGGGCGCGCGCCTCGACGTCGTCGAAATGCTCGACGGCCTGATGCAGGGCCCGGACCGCGATGCCGTGAAGGTGTGGGAAAAGCAGAACGCCCACCGCTTCGACAAGATCATGCTCAAGACCAAGACCGTTGCCGTCGAGGCCAGGGAAGACGGCCTTTACGTCACCTTCGAGGGCGAAGGCGCGCCGGCCGAACCGGTGCGCTACGACATGATCCTGCAGTCGGCGGGCCGCTCACCCAACGGCAACAAGATCGGCGCCGACAAGGCGGGCGTCGTCGTCGGCGAGCGCGGTTTCATCCCGGTCGACGCGCAGATGCGTACAAACGTGCCCCACATCTTCGCCATCGGCGACATCGTCGGCCAACCCATGCTCGCCCACAAGGCAGTGCATGAAGCCCACGTCGCCGCCGAAGTCGCCGCCGGCCACAAGGCCGCCTTCGACGCCACCGTGATCCCCGGCGTGGCCTATACCCACCCCGAGGTGGCCTGGGTCGGCTACACCGAAGCGCAGGCCAAGGCCGAAGGCAAGAAGGTCGACACCGCCAAGTTCCCCTGGGCCGCCAGCGGCCGTGCCATCGCCAACGGCGCCGATTACGGCTTCACCAAGCTGATCTTCGACGCCGAGACGCACCGCGTGATCGGCGGCACCATCGTCGGCCCCTCCGCCGGCGACATGATCGGCGAGGTCTGCCTGGCGATCGAGATGGGCGCCGACGCGGTCGACATCGGCAAGACCATCCACCCGCACCCGACGCTGGGCGAAACGGTCGGCATGGCCGCCGAAGTCGCGCACGGAAGCTGCACCGACCTGCCGCCGATGAAAAAGAAGTAGGCGCCGCGGCGACACGACAAAGCCCGCGTCATGCGGGCTTTTTTTTCGGCGAGTCGGTGGTGCTGGAGGGGGAGGCGGAGATTCTGGTGCCGTCGCGGGACTGAAGAAGCCGGTGCGCGGGCGCGCCTGGCCGCTGGTGCCTGGCGTGCTGCGCCGGGCGTTCCGGTCAGTCAGTCTTTCGCTGCTACGCGAGTGGGGGGCGCTTGCGTGGCGTAGACACGCCAACGCCCGATCCTCTGCGTAGAGGTATCGGGCGTTGTCGTTGGTGTAGGGTAGTCTGACGATGACCTACTTTCACGAGGGCGGACCTCACTATCATCGGCGCGGTCTTGTTTCACGGTCCTGTTCGGGATGGGCAGGGGTGGTTCCAAGACGCTATGGTCGTCAGACTGTGACTGTTGCTTTGCGCGGTGTGGCGCGAAGCCAAAGTGTCGAAGAAGCGTTGTGTGATTGGTGTGACACGTGTGGGTGTGACACGTGTGCGAGTATCGCGGTTGTCCAAGGTTATAGGATCAAGCCGCACGGGCAATTAGTATCGGTTAGCTTAACGTGTTGCCACGCTTCCACACCCGACCTATCAACGTGGTGGTCTTCCACGACCCTTCAGGGGGCTCTGGGCCCCGGGGAAGTCTCATCTTGAGGCGAGTTTCCCGCTTAGATGCTTTCAGCGGTTATCTCTTCCGCACATAGCTACCCGGCGATGCGACTGGCGTCACAACCGGTACACCAGGGGTGCGTCCACTCCGGTCCTCTCGTACTAGGAGCAGGCCCTCTCAAACTTCCAGCGCCCACGGCAGATAGGGACCAAACTGTCTCACGACGTTTTAAACCCAGCTCACGTACCACTTTAAATGGCGAACAGCCATACCCTTGGGACCGGCTACAGCCCCAGGATGTGATGAGCCGACATCGAGGTGCCAAACTCCGCCGTCGATGTGAACTCTTGGGCGGAATCAGCCTGTTATCCCCAGAGTACCTTTTATCCGTTGAGCGATGGCCCTTCCATACAGAACCACCGGATCACTATGACCTGCTTTCGCACCTGCTCGACGTGTGGGTCTCGCAGTCAAGCCACCTTTTGCCATTGCACTATCAGTACGATGTCCGACCGTACCTAGGTGACCTTCGTACTCCTCCGTTACCTTTTGGGAGGAGACCGCCCCAGTCAAACTGCCCACCATGCACGGTCCCCGACCCGGATTCACGGGTCTGGGTTAGAACCTCGACGACACCAGGGTGGTATTTCAAGGATGGCTCCACCGGAACTAGCGTTCCGGCTTCCTAGCCTCCCACCTATCCTACACAAGTCCCGTCAAAGTCCAATGCAAAGCTACAGTAAAGGTTCATGGGGTCTTTCCGTCTAGCCGCGGGGAGATTGCATCTTCACAAACATTTCAACTTCGCTGAGTCTCAGGAGGAGACAGTGTGGCCATCGTTACGCCATTCGTGCAGGTCGGAACTTACCCGACAAGGAATTTCGCTACCTTAGGACCGTTATAGTTACGGCCGCCGTTTACCGGGGCTTCGATCAAGAGCTTGCACCCCATCACTTAACCTTCCGGCACCGGGCAGGCGTCACACCCTATACGTCCACTTTCGTGTTTGCAGAGTGCTGTGTTTTTAATAAACAGTCGCAGCCACCGATTCTCTGCGGCCCCTTCGCCCTTCGGCTGTTCGCCTACAAGCTAACGGGGCATACCTTCTCCCGAAGTTACGGTATCAATTTGCCGAGTTCCTTCTCCTGAGTTCTCTCAAGCGCCTTGGTATGCTCTACCAGCCCACCTGTGTCGGTTTGCGGTACGGTCACTCTATGACTGAAGCTTAGAGGCTTTTCCTGGAAGCGGGGTATCCGTTGCTTCGGATCCGAGGATCCTCGTCATCATGCCTTGGCTCAGCCGCGCGGATTTGCCTACGCGGCACGCCTACACACTTAAACCGGGACGTCCAACACCCGGCCAACCTAACCTTCTCCGTCCCCCCATCGCATCATAGAGCGGTACAGGAATATTGACCTGTTTCCCATCGACTACGCATTTCTGCCTCGCCTTAGGGGCCGACTCACCCTGCGCCGATGAACGTTGCGCAGGAAACCTTGGGCTTACGGCGAGGGTGCTTTTCACACCCTTTATCGCTACTCATGTCAGCATTCGCACTTCCGATACCTCCAGCATCCCTTACGAGACACCTTCGCAGGCTTACGGAACGCTCCCCTACCACGTGTCAAAGACACATCCGCAGCTTCGGTTCATGGCTTGAGCCCCGTTACATCTTCCGCGCAGGACGACTCGACTAGTGAGCTATTACGCTTTCTTTAAAGGGTGGCTGCTTCTAAGCCAACCTCCTAGCTGTCTGGGCCTTCCCACCTCGTTTGCCACTTAGCCATGCATTTGGGACCTTAGCTGGCGGTCTGGGTTGTTTCCCTCTTGACACCGGACGTTAGCACCCGATGTCTGTCTGCCGTATATCACTTTGCGGTATTCGGAGTTTGCTATCGCGGGGTAGATCGCAATGACCCCCCCAACGATTACAGTGCTCTACCCCCGCAAGTGTCCGTACGACGCACTACCTAAATAGTTTTCGGGGAGAACCAGCTATTTCCGGATTTGTTTAGCCTTTCACCCCTATCCACAGCTCATCCCCTAACTTTTCAACGTTAGTGGGTTCGGACCTCCAGTACCTGTTACGGCACCTTCATCCTGGCCATGGATAGATCATCCGGTTTCGGGTCTACGCCCTGCAACTACGACGCCCTTATCAGACTCGCTTTCGCTACGCCTCCCCTACTCGGTTAAGCTCGCTACAGAACGTAAGTCGCTGACCCATTATACAAAAGGTACGCAGTCACCCCTTTCGAGGCTCCCACTGTTTGTATGCATGCGGTTTCAGGATCTATTTCACTCCCCTCCCGGGGTTCTTTTCGCCTTTCCCTCACGGTACTGGTTCACTATCGGTCGATCACGAGTATTTAGCCTTGGAGGATGGTCCCCCATCTTCAGACAGGATTACACGTGTCCCGCCCTACTTGTCGCACGCTCAGACCCGCCACCGGCTTTTCGCATACGGGACTCTCACCCTGTATCGTCGGACTTTCCAGACCGTTTTGCTAAGCTGATGGTTTTGTCGTGCAGGCTCTTCCGTGTTCGCTCGCCACTACTTACGGAATCTCGGTTGATTTCTGTTCCTGCGGCTACTTAGATGTTTCAGTTCGCCGCGTTCGCCTCCTCAGACCTATGGATTCGGTCTGGGATACCCCTTGCGGGGTGGGTTTCCCCATTCGGACATCTCCGGATCAAAGCTCTATTGCCAGCTCCCCGAAGCTTTTCGCAGGCTTACACGTCCTTCATCGCCTGTGATCGCCAAGGCATCCACCACATGCACTTCGTCGCTTGATCCTATAACCTTGGCTCCTCCTCGCGCTCACGCGCTCGAAGAGCCGGCCATAGGCGAACTCGCTTGTGCGGTCCG
This DNA window, taken from Thauera sp. K11, encodes the following:
- the aceF gene encoding dihydrolipoyllysine-residue acetyltransferase encodes the protein MSQLIEVKVPDIGDFSDVPVIELFVKVGDTVAVDDAIATLESDKATMDVPSSHAGVVKEILVKVGDKVSEGSVLIKVEAAGAAVAAPAPAATAPAPAPAPAPAPAAAPAASAAPAAAGGVVEVVVPDIGDFSDVPVIELFVKAGDTIKVDDAIATLESDKATMDVPSSSAGVVKEVLVKVGDKVGQGSVLLKVETSGGTVAAVPVAPAVAAPAPASAPSPAPLADGSPAASAPAAMPAASPVAPSAVTLGGKVHASPSVRAFARELGVDLAQVKATGPKNRILKEDVAAFIKGAMTTGIVPGRTPAAAAAASLGGGLDLLPWPKVDFSKFGEIEVKPLSRIKKISGQNLARNWVMIPAVTFHEDADITDLEAFRVQVNKENEKSGKKLTMLAFIIKASVRALQQFPEFNTSLDGDSLVYKKYFNIGFAADTPNGLVVPVVKNADKKSVFEIAAETGELAKKARDGKLGPADMSGACFTISSLGGIGGTYFAPIINAPEVAILGVNKSAMKPVWDGKQFVPRLILPMSLTADHRVIDGALATRFNVYLAQLLADFRRVML
- the lpdA gene encoding dihydrolipoyl dehydrogenase; this translates as MSLVEVKVPDIGDFDAVPIIELFVKAGDSINVDDAICTLESDKATMDVPSSAAGVVKEVLVAVGDKVGEGAVLLRVEAAASAGAGTAPAAPAATAPAAAAPAAAPVAAAHGGGADAEYDMVVLGAGPGGYSAAFRAADLGLKTAIVERYATLGGVCLNVGCIPSKALLHVAAVIEEAEHVGTAGIGFAKPSVDIDALRKHKDGVIGKLTGGLAGMAKARKVDIIRGYGSFLDPHHIEVEETSGSGQDKTGAKKVVKFKQCIIAAGSAAVHLPFIPRDPRIVDSTGALELRQVPGKMLVIGGGIIGLEMATVYSTLGARLDVVEMLDGLMQGPDRDAVKVWEKQNAHRFDKIMLKTKTVAVEAREDGLYVTFEGEGAPAEPVRYDMILQSAGRSPNGNKIGADKAGVVVGERGFIPVDAQMRTNVPHIFAIGDIVGQPMLAHKAVHEAHVAAEVAAGHKAAFDATVIPGVAYTHPEVAWVGYTEAQAKAEGKKVDTAKFPWAASGRAIANGADYGFTKLIFDAETHRVIGGTIVGPSAGDMIGEVCLAIEMGADAVDIGKTIHPHPTLGETVGMAAEVAHGSCTDLPPMKKK